A genomic region of Micromonospora sp. NBC_01796 contains the following coding sequences:
- a CDS encoding ABC transporter permease, protein MSSAHLIVLRHLWVLRHGRPWNLVVNGIFEPFLYLLSVGIGIGQLVDDGATGGATTRYAAFVAPALLATSAMNSAVNETTNNAWWRVRFDKLYDAIVTTPMRIADIAVGEIAASVLRSTLSATCFFVVIVALGMVHSWWAVLAVPAAVLIAFAFSAAGLAAATYIRDPHHHQYLQLCMLPMFLFATTFYPLSVYPTGVQPVVAALPLYQSIELLRGLTTGHLGLGMVGATAYLLVMGVGGVWLANRRLSGMLLT, encoded by the coding sequence GTGTCCTCCGCACACCTGATCGTCCTGCGCCACCTGTGGGTGCTGCGCCACGGGCGGCCGTGGAACCTCGTCGTGAACGGCATCTTCGAGCCGTTCCTCTACCTGCTCTCGGTCGGCATCGGCATCGGCCAGCTCGTCGACGACGGCGCGACCGGCGGAGCGACCACCCGGTACGCGGCCTTCGTCGCCCCGGCCCTGCTCGCCACCTCGGCGATGAACAGCGCCGTGAACGAGACCACCAACAACGCGTGGTGGCGGGTACGTTTCGACAAGCTCTACGACGCCATCGTGACCACCCCGATGCGGATCGCCGACATCGCGGTCGGTGAGATCGCCGCCTCGGTGCTCCGCAGCACCCTCTCGGCCACCTGCTTCTTCGTCGTCATCGTCGCGCTCGGCATGGTCCACTCGTGGTGGGCGGTGCTGGCCGTGCCGGCGGCGGTGCTGATCGCCTTCGCGTTCTCCGCCGCCGGGCTCGCCGCGGCGACCTACATCCGCGACCCGCACCACCACCAGTACCTGCAACTGTGCATGCTGCCGATGTTCCTGTTCGCGACGACGTTCTACCCGCTGTCGGTCTATCCGACCGGGGTGCAGCCGGTGGTCGCGGCGCTCCCGCTCTACCAGAGCATCGAGCTGCTGCGGGGACTCACCACGGGTCACCTCGGGCTCGGCATGGTCGGGGCGACCGCGTACCTGCTGGTGATGGGGGTGGGCGGGGTGTGGCTGGCCAACCGCCGGTTGAGCGGGATGCTGCTGACCTGA